The DNA sequence ACACAGTCGCAATGTGAGCATCACGTTTAATCGCAAAGAAGCCAAGGATCACGGCGAGGGCGGAGTCCTTGTTGGAGACCAATATTCCGGTGATGAAAATGTGACTCAAAACGGGATGACGCGCGTGGTCATGATTGAAGATGTAGTGACAGCGGGTACAAGTGTGCGTGAATCGATGGGCGTTTTGAAACATGTCCCAAATGCGGACGTCGTCGGATTAATTGTCAGTGTAGACCGTATGGAAAAAGGAACTGGAGATGTCTCCGCAATTCAGGAAATCTCTGAAAGCTTTGATTTACGGGTCACCGCAATGGTCAATTTAGTGGACATTATTGCCTTCTTAAAGAGGGCTGAAAAAAAGGGTTCGCCAGTGGTGAGCGAAGCTGAACTGAAAAAAATCGAGGACTACTATCGAGCAAATGTCTGCGTGTAAAGTTTTTGGCGTCGAAATTTGATCGAAAAAAAGCCTATGCAAACCAATTGGTTAGAGCGGCTCTCGCGATTTTAC is a window from the Deltaproteobacteria bacterium genome containing:
- the pyrE gene encoding orotate phosphoribosyltransferase, which codes for MKSEEQKNEFIQFMLDCGVLRFGDFTTKSGRKTPYFLNTGLYRTGAHLKRLSEFYAAEINEVFGDGVDNLYGPAYKGIPLAVATAMALYDTHSRNVSITFNRKEAKDHGEGGVLVGDQYSGDENVTQNGMTRVVMIEDVVTAGTSVRESMGVLKHVPNADVVGLIVSVDRMEKGTGDVSAIQEISESFDLRVTAMVNLVDIIAFLKRAEKKGSPVVSEAELKKIEDYYRANVCV